The following coding sequences lie in one Homalodisca vitripennis isolate AUS2020 chromosome X, UT_GWSS_2.1, whole genome shotgun sequence genomic window:
- the LOC124368852 gene encoding uncharacterized protein LOC124368852, producing MFSDADTVVLKGSPEIDWQLLATSLQKAGVKHLDFKKMKVYNDEETNTLMFDRCVKALSNVDSLEKLDICRCKSEFVERIAAVCRQLEYITTGSINGSGIDLSHFSTNLIQLKLKGEGNGLTITNVPALLNMHRLKELGSIFKIMPLGIIIIRV from the exons ATGTTTAGCGAT GCTGATACTGTGGTATTGAAGGGCAGTCCAGAAATTGACTGGCAACTCCTTGCAACCTCGCTTCAAAAAGCTGGGGTGAAACATCTCGATTTCAAAAAGATGAAAGTCTACAATGATGAGGAGACTAACACGTTGATGTTCGACCGTTGTGTGAAAGCTCTCAGCAAT GTAGATTCGCTTGAGAAATTGGATATTTGTCGATGCAAATCGGAATTTGTTGAAAGGATAGCTGCTGTCTGCAGACAGTTGGAGTACATAACAACTGGATCCATCAA TGGAAGTGGAATTGATTTGTCACACTTcagtacaaatttaatacaattaaagctTAAAGGTGAGGGGAATGGGTTGACTATAACCAATGTGCCTGCACTATTGAATATGCACAGATTAAAGGAGCTG GGATCCATCTTCAAGATTATGCCGTTGGGGATTATTATTATCCGAGTTTGA
- the LOC124368494 gene encoding uncharacterized protein LOC124368494, producing MSEVLVVVGKMAELESLELGEMVAVTEAQVVEGFSRLRNLKRLRLEKGQDNCATYAILDTICQVQSLKQLELINFDIGKYFHRHLARCENIETLLLVPTYYEVEFEGTNHQLVFHRPPTPFLIEKTNFRVMLAAYKLSDTLKHFVWGFTTEILEWMKRFANALIDVANLTDTIVTSDIIMIEDPVTMETSTGRLQFLETVVDSELVELLPNTKFSILKVPFKHTWRVTVPGPFRCNHVAHVFARRPPRTV from the exons ATGTCGGAGGTGTTGGTGGTGGTAGGCAAGATGGCTGAGCTGGAGTCTCTAGAGCTGGGGGAAATGGTAGCTGTGACGGAGGCACAAGTGGTTGAAGGCTTTTCACGACTCCGTAATCTCAAGCGGCTTCGCCTTGAGAAG GGACAAGACAACTGTGCTACTTATGCCATCCTAGATACCATCTGTCAGGTACAATCCCTGAAGCAGTTGGAGCTCATAAATTTTGATATTGGAAAATACTTCCATAGGCACCTGGCTCGGTGTGAGAACATTGAAACTCTGCTCTTGGTCCCCACTTACTATGAAGTTGAG TTTGAAGGTACCAACCACCAGCTTGTGTTTCATAGACCCCCTACCCCATTTTTGATTGAAAAGACCAACTTCAGGGTGATGCTGGCTGCTTACAAACTCTCTGATACACTGAAGCATTTCGTGTGGGGGTTCACCACCGAGATCCTGGAGTGGATGAAGAGGTTTGCCAATGCACTTATAGATGTTGCAAATTTGACAGATACCATTGTTACAAGTGACATTATTATGATCGAGGATCCTGTTACAATGGAGACTTCGACAGGGAGGTTGCAGTTTTTGGAAACTGTGGTGGATTCGGAGCTAGTTGAGCTCTTACCCAATACCAAGTTTTCAATTCTTAAAGTTCCATTTAAACACACGTGGCGAGTGACCGTTCCTGGTCCATTTCGATGTAATCACGTCGCACATGTGTTCGCCAGAAGGCCTCCTCGTACAGTGTAA